CGCGGCATCGTTTCCCAGGTGCTGTTGCGGACCCGGGCCGGATTGGCCCTTGAAGATGCGATGAATCAGGTGGCGGAGACCTACGCCATCCGCGAACTGAATTTCATGGCCTCGGTCTTTTATCTCGGCGTGCGTTATGGCGGCAATGCCCAGGCCATTCTCGAACGCATCACGCTGACCATGCGCGAGCGTCTGCGCAGTCGCAAGGAGCTGCTTGCGATGACCGCGGAAACCCGTGCCAGTGCCTGGATTCTCAGTGCCTTGCCGGTGGTTGTCGGCTTGCTGACCTTGTCGTCGAATCCCGGGTACCTGATCGGTATGTGGCAGGACGATACAGGGCGGCAATTGTTGCTGGTGGCAGCTGGTTTGCAGGTGAGCGGCATGTTCCTGCTCTTTCGCATGGCACGCCTGCAATGAGGGACGACTGAAATGCATCTGATTCCCTGGTTGGTTGCAGCAAGTGTGGCCATGGCTGTGTGCGGGGTTGGTGGTGTTGCCTACGGCTATTTCATGCGTGCCCAGCGCGAAATCCGACGCCGGCGCCAGATGAGCCGTCTCGAACAGATGCTCGGTTTCAGCCCTGGCGAGTTCGAACGGGAATTGGATGAAGCGCCACTATTCGAACGCATAGCTTTATTTGTCTCCGGTCGTGGAGAGGGGGATGGCTTGCCCGAGCAGAACTCCGAAGAACGCATCCTGCTGGTTCGGGCTGGTTTCCGCAGTATCCGGGCGCTACTCCTTTTTCAGGTGCTGCGCCTGGCGTTGCCGCTGACAGGGGGGATCCTGGCTGCCGGCTATGCACTGCTTGCCGGCAATGAAGATGGCTGGCTGAAACTGGTGGCAGTTTGCATCATCCTCTATCTGGCACCCAAGTATGTGCTGGCCTTTCTTGCTCGCCGACGCTGCCGGCAATTGGCCGACGAGTTGCCTGCGTTTGTCGATTTTCTACGCATGATGCACAGCGTCGGGATCAATTTTGAACAGTCGATCCTGCTCTTCGCCGAAGATGGTCGTCTTGGTTTGCCGGTGCTGGCCAGCGAGTTTCGGGCGGTTAACCTGGCTATCCGCAGTGGCCGCTCGCGTAGTGAGGCTCTGCAGCAGATGGCGCGC
The DNA window shown above is from Quatrionicoccus australiensis and carries:
- a CDS encoding type II secretion system F family protein, whose translation is MHLIPWLVAASVAMAVCGVGGVAYGYFMRAQREIRRRRQMSRLEQMLGFSPGEFERELDEAPLFERIALFVSGRGEGDGLPEQNSEERILLVRAGFRSIRALLLFQVLRLALPLTGGILAAGYALLAGNEDGWLKLVAVCIILYLAPKYVLAFLARRRCRQLADELPAFVDFLRMMHSVGINFEQSILLFAEDGRLGLPVLASEFRAVNLAIRSGRSRSEALQQMARQLDVEELGELVALVCQTDRYGAGVQEPLRQFSQRLTEKKRFEMQEFVGKMATKMVVVMVIFLLPALIIITAGPGFLSLFKALGNLT